A genomic segment from Bacteroidota bacterium encodes:
- a CDS encoding T9SS type A sorting domain-containing protein: MQTDNLLKNATLTVYNCFGQTVTEIKNISGQTVTLSRNNLVSGLYFICLTQEDKVIATDKLVITD, translated from the coding sequence TTGCAGACAGACAATCTATTAAAGAACGCAACTCTTACAGTTTATAATTGTTTCGGACAGACAGTAACAGAAATAAAAAACATTTCAGGGCAGACCGTTACTCTCTCTCGTAACAATCTCGTAAGCGGACTATATTTTATTTGCCTGACACAAGAAGATAAAGTAATCGCAACAGACAAATTAGTAATCACTGACTAA